A stretch of DNA from Rhodospirillaceae bacterium:
ACGCCCTGCTCGTGGAGCAGGCGCGCGACGCCGGGGCCGAATGCCGCTTCGATACGGTCTGGCACCGGGAGTTCGGCGTTCGGGAGTTGGAGGTTACGGCGAAACTGGTCATCGGCGCCGACGGGCCGCGGTCGAAGGTCCGCGCCGCGGCGGGCCTGCTGCAGCCGCGGCTGATCGAAACCCGGCAGATAACCGTGCCGCTGCTCGATCCCAACAATGCGACCGACATCTTCCTCTCGGCGGAGATCGAGGGCGGCTACGCCTGGCTGTTCCCCAAGGGCGACGTCGCCAATCTCGGCCTGGGTGTTGCGCCGAAAGCGCGACCGCGGCTCAAGCCGGTCCTCGAAGGGTTACGCCGCCGCCTGATGGCCGAAGGCCGGATCGGCGACGCAATCCTCGGCAATACCGGTGGCGCGATCCCGGTCGACGGCATCGTCGGGCCGGTGGCCGCGCTGCCCGACGGAGCGCCCGTATTACTGGCCGGCGACGCTGCCGGCCTGACCAACCCGGTGACCGGCGCGGGCATTCCCGCTGCGGTCATGTCCGGCGCTCTGGCCGGGGAAGCGGCCGCCCGCTGGGTCGCCGGCGCAGCGGATGCGCTCGACGACTATGCCGAGGAGATCGACGACCTGTTCGGCGCCTCGCTGCGCCGCGCCGTGGCGCGCCGGCGGGAACTGGAGCGGGCCTTTGCCGATTCGGTCCCGCAACCGGCCGACCTGCGGCGCGGTTGGATCGCCTATCCGGAATACTGGGCGGCCCGGCCGGCCGTTCCGACGCCCGATCCGCAAAATGCGATGGGAGCGCCATGACCTGCCTCAAGCCCGAAAGCACGATGCCCGCCGAAACAGGTCCGAACGGCGCGGACTTCAACCCGTTCGCGGCGATGCAGCCGCGCCGGCCCGACGCTATCCCGCGGGACTTCCGCAACGGCGGCCGGGTCAAGACGGCTGACGTGGCGCCGGCGGGCGTCTATCTGCCCAACAACAACGTCATGACGCCGGCGATGCGCTCGCCGGAATACGTCCAGATGTCGACCGCGGCGGCGATCACGCTGGGCATCATGCCGGGCATGCTCTACCGCTGCGCCTGCACCCGCTGCCTGAACCTGCTGCTGACCTATCCCGAGGGCTGCCGGGCGAACTGCGCCTATTGCGGTCTGGCGCGCCACCGGGAGGCCGAGCGCGACTATGCCGACCGCAACTTCATCCGGGTCGACTGGCCGGCGGTGCCGATGGCCGAGATCGTCGAGAAGGTTGCTGGCGACGGGGAGAACACGCCGTTCCACCGCATGTGCATCAGCATGATCACCCATCCGCGCTCGGACGAGGACACGGTGACGGTGCTGAAACAGTGGACCGACCGGATCGATCCGGTGACTGTGCCGGTCTCCATCCTGTCCAACCCGACGACGATGCAGCGCGCCGACGTTGAGACGCTGAAGGACCTGGGCGCCGACATCTTCACCGTGGCGCTCGACGCCGCGACGCCGGAGATATTCGACCGCACGCGAGGCAAGGGCGTCGACAGCCCGCACAGCTGGAAGAAATACTGGGATATCCTGCTGAACGCCCGAGACATTTTCGGGCCGCAGAAGTTCGGCGCCCATATCATCGTGGGTATGGGCGAGACCGAGGCCGATGTGCTGAACCTGGTTCAGCGCCTGGTCGATCTCGGCGGCCACAGCCACATGTTCTGCTTCTTCCCGGAAAAGGGCTCGCTGATGGACCATCTGCCGGCGACGCCGCGCGACCAGTGGCGGCGGGTGCAGCTGGCGCGCTACCTGATCGACTATTGCGATGTCCGGGTCGGGCAGATGGCGTTCGACGGGGAGGGCAGGGTGACGGATTTCGGCCTGCCGCAGGGCGAACTCGACGCGATTATCGACGCGGGGATCGCCTTCCGCACCTCCGGCTGCCCGGGCAAGTTTCAGGAGGACATCTCGGCCTGCGACCGGCCCTACGGCGATTCGCCGCCCAGCAACATCGCCAGCTATCCGTTCCAGCCCGCCGGCGCCGACATCCGCCGCATCCGGCATCAACTCGACATGGAGAAGCCGGGCGAGCCCTACGAACCGGGCGAGGAGTTCGACGACCCGGACGATTCCCCTGCGCCGGAAGCGCGCGCGCCTTGAGCGAGACCGGCGACAGGCCCGGATTCCGGGTTGTCGATACCGGCGTCCGCGACGGCTGCCTCCAGATCGCTTTCGACCAGGCGCTCGTGGAACTGCGCAAGGCTGGCGATGTCCCGGACACCGTGCGCTTCCTGCGCTTCCCGCCGACCGCTCTGATCGGCCGGCACCAGGACTTGAGCCGGGAATTGAAGCTCGATCATTGCCGCAAGGCCGGCGTCGGCATCGTCCGGCGCATCACCGGCGGCGGCGCGATCTATCTGGACGAGGGCCAGCTCGGCTGGGAACTGGTCTGCGACCGGCGCAGGATCGGCGTGGCGACGCTGGCGGACATGACCGCCCGGATCTGTACGGCGGCGGCGGCCGGCCTCTCGACCCTCGGTATCGCGGCGGAGTACCGGCCGCCGACGGATATCGTGGTGGACGGGCAGAAGATCTGCGGCACCGGCGGCTATTTCGACGATGACATCGTCATGTACCAGGGCACAACGCTGGTCGATCTCGACCTGCCGGCGATGACGGCGGCGATCAACGTGGCGGCCCCGAAGGAGGGCGCGCCGCCGCCGCGGGTGACCACCCTGCGCGCCCTGCTGCCCGCCGCCGACCTGTCGATGCCGCGCCTTCAGGCCGCGCTGATCGCCGGTTTCGAGGACGGCTTGGGGATTGCCTGCACCGCGTCCGAACCGGGCGAGGCGGAAGAGGCACTGGCGCAGCGCATCTGCGACGCGGAGATCGGCACGCTGGAATTCATCGCCGGTATCGACGATCCGGGCGCCGATGGATCCGTGCGCCACGGCGAGAGCGGCGCCGTGAACGCCTGGCTGCGGGTCGAGGGCCGGCGCAACGACCGGGTGCGCGAAGTGCTGTTCACCGGCGACTTCGTCATGGTGCCGCCGCGCCTCGTCATGGACCTGGAAGGCAGCCTGCGCGGTGCTGTGTCCGGCGAGGTTGCGGCGCGCATAGCGGCCTTCTTCAGCGATGCGCCGCCCCAGATCGCGACCGCGCCGCCGGACGCGTTTGCCGGGGCCGTCGCCGCAGCCTTTGCCGGCGCATGAAGTCGCTCACGGTCATCCAGCATACCTCGGCAGAATATCTCGGCCTGATGGAAGACCATTTCGAAGGCCGCCGCATCCGCTTCACCTACGTCCGCCCCTTCACCGAAGGCGTGGCGCCGCCGCACCCCGTCGCCGTTGCCGACGGCCTCATCCTGCTCGGCGGCGGACCCTGGGGATCGGCCGGGACGCGCGACCTGCCGACGCTGGCGCAGGAAATCGCCGTCGCCCGGACCTGCCTGATGGTGGAGAAGCCGGTGATCGGCATCGGGCTGGGCGCGCAGATCCTGGCGCTCGCGGCCGGCGGCTCGGTCGAGGCGGCGCCGCTGCGCTTTGCCGTGGATACGGCGCTGCGTAGCACGGAAGGGGCGCTGAACGGCTATCTGCCGGAGACCTGGCCCGTCGCCGTTTACGGCCGCGACCGGGCCGTGCCGCCGGATTATGCGCAGGTCCTGGCGCGCACCGGCGGCGGCGACCCGGCGCTGTGGCAGATCGGCAGCAACGCGTTCGGCTTCGCCGGCCATCCCGGCCTCAAGGTCGCCATGGTCGAAGACCTGATCATGGAGTTCGAGGAAGCGCCCGCCGATCCGGCGCTGGCCCTGCGCGACCTGCGCGCCGCCCAGCGCGCGATCGAGGATGCGCTGGTGCCGATCATGACCGGCCTCGTCCAACTGACCGGCCTAATGCAGCCGGGCGGAGAATAGCGGGCGGCGGGACCGGCCGTCGCCCGGTCCCGGAGCGAATTCGACCGGTACGGATCTCCGACAGCGCGGCGACACTTCTGCCCGACACCCTATCCCGTCATTTCGACCGAAGCGGTTCGAAGAACCGCGGAGCGGAGAAATCTGTCACCCGCGGAGTTTGGTCCCGAGCGGCTTGCCGGAAAGATTTCTCCGCTCCATGGCCCTGCGGGCCATTCCGGTCGAAATGACGGGGTGAGGAGGGCGTGGGTCAGCCGCGCCGACGGTTCAAATCGAGACGGACGTGCTCCGGCCCCACGTTGCCTGCTGCGGGGATTTGCCCGGCACCGCTGACATATTCAAAAGTTGCTATCTTTCGGCAGTTTCAATACCCTGTCGGCACAGCCGGTCAGTCAACGGTGAGGGGGCATGTCGTGACGGACAAACTGGTCATCGTGATGGCGAACACGGACACGCGCAACGGCGAGGAACTGGGCGCGCCGATCTTCCAGGCGACCGTCGCCGCGGCGATGGAATACGAGGTCGACGTGATCTGCACGGCCACCTCGGGCCGCTTGATGAAGAAGGGCGTCGCCGAACACCTCGTGGTCAAGGAAGGCTCGCCGAAATCGGTTTACGATTTCATCCAGGACGCCCACGAGGCGGGGGTGAAATTCTATTGCTGCTCGCCCAATCTCGACCTGTTCGACATGACCAAGGACGACCTGATCCCCGAATGCGAGGGCATCGTCGGCGGCGCCCATCTGATCGAGGAGATCATGGAGGACGACGTCAAGGTGCTGACTTACTGAGGAAGGGGCTCCGCCCACGGATATGGACCACGGCGCCGCCACCCGCGTGCAGGAGCATATCGGCGATCCGGTCTCGGACGCGCCACCGCTCGACCGCGACGACCTCGAAGAGATTTTCGGCGATATCCAGGCCGACCTGCGCTACGACCACGAACTCAACGGCTGCCTGAACTGCGGCATCTGCACGGCGACCTGCCCGGCGGCCCATTACTACGATTTCAGCCCGCGCGAGATCGTCCAGTTGCTCTGGACGGAAAATCTCGAGGGCATCTACGACGCGATGCAGGAAAAGATCTGGGCCTGCGCCCAGTGCTACACCTGCGCCGCGCGCTGCCCGTTCGGCAACAGCCCCGGCGGCCTCGTCATGCTGATGCGCGAGGTCGCGATCAAGCACGGCATGGAATCGGCGAAAAATGTGCTGCGCCCGTTCAGCCGGGTCATGCTCAAGCTGATCTCGACCGGCAACCAGCTCGCGCCCGATATGATCAACCCCGATCATTTCGCCGACTGGGGGCCGAACATCACCAAGGTCGATGCGCCGCTCAAGCTGCTGCGCAAGGCGATCCCGATGCCGACGCTCAACACCACGGCGACGGCCTGGGAGGTCAATCTGAAAACCTCTGTGGAACTCTACACGATCTGGGAAATGACCGGCGTTCTCGACCAGCTCGAAGGGATCGACGAGAACCTGTTCGACGTCATCACCGACATCATGGACGAGAAGCGCGAGGACTGGGAAGATTTCCTGGAAGAGCAGGAAGACGACGACGAGGACGACGACTGAGCCGCTGCGGGCGGTTCGCGCAGGAGACAAGGGATATGACCGGCACCACGAACGATACCGGGAACGCCACGGGCGAAAGCGGCGAACGCTTTACCGGCCACGGCAGCGAGTGGCGCGATTCGAATCTGTCGGCGCAGGACGCGCGCACCGCGACCGCCTGGGTCGAGGCGAAGGTCGACAAGCGCTCCATGCTGACCAACAAGGACCGCGTCGAGGACGTGCGCGATGTCATGTGGCAGTTGGAGAAAGACGGCGAGATCGCCGTCCACCGGGTCGGCGACGGCCACGCGCCGGTCGAGGTCAAGACGCTCTACGGCTGGACCAAGCGCATCCCGACGACCCGGCTCTGGCACCACAAATCCTGCGGCCAGTGCGGCAACATTCCGGGCTATCCGGCCTCGCTGCTCTGGCTGATGAATGAACTCGGCGTCGAATATCTCGACGAGACCGACCAGACCTCCTGCACCGCCTGGAACTATCACGGCTCGGGCATCGGCAACCTGGAGAGCCTGGCCGCCGTCTTCCTGCGCAATTTCCACCAGGCCTATGTCAGCGCCCGCGCCCAGGGCCTGCCCGACGCCTACTACTATCCGCTGGTCCACTGCGGCACGTCGTTCGGCAACTACAAGGAGGTGCGCCACTACCTGCTGCACTCCGCCGAACTGCGCGAACGGGTGAAGAAGATCCTCGCCAAGCTCGACCGGCTGGTCGACGGCAAGCTGCTGATCCCGGAAGAGGTCGTGCACTATTCCGAATGGGTGCACGTCATGCGCGACCGCATCGCGGCGCGCCAGACGATCGACGCCAGCGCCATCCGCGCGACCATCCACCCGGCCTGCCACGTCTACAAGATGGTGCCGGAGGACGCGATCTACGACGACGATATCCTGGAGGGGAACCGGGTCGCGGTTTCGACCGGCGTGATCGGCGCCTTGGGCGCCCAGGTGATCGACTATTCGACCTGGTACGACTGCTGCGGCTTCGGCTTCCGCCACATCATTTCCGAGCGCGAGTTCACCCGCTCCTTCGCGATCGACCGCAAGGTGAAGGTCGCGGTGGAGGAGGCGCGGGCGGACGTGATGATCGGCCACGACACCGGCTGCATCACCACGCTGGACAAGAACCAGTGGATCGGCCAGGCCGCCGGCAAGGCCTACGACCTGCCGATCCTGGCCGACTGCCAGTTCGCGGCGCTGGTCTGCGGCGCCCATCCGTTCAAGATCGTCCAGTCCCACTGGCACGCCTCCTCGACCGAGACGCTGATGGAGAAACTGGGCATCGACTGGCGCGCCGCGAAGGCGGAGTTCGAGGCCTATCTCAAGCAGGTCGAGGCCGGCGACCAGGAGAATCTCTACGATCCGCGCCTGATGATCACCTCGGGCCCCGGCTTCAAGCGGATCGAGTCCCAGGTTTCAGAGACCGGCGCATGACCAAGCCGGTCCTCGTCGTCGGCGGAGGCCCGGCCGGGCTCGCCGCAGCCGAGGCCCTGTCCGGCGTCGGCCGGAATTCCGTTCTTGTGGAAAAGGAGGACCGGCTGGGAGGCGCGCCGATCCTGTCCGGCTATGCCAAGCTCGTGCCGACCGGAGAATGGGCGAAGGACGCCATCGGCGGCATGGTCGCGCGGGTCGAAGGCGACGCCGCGGTCGATGTCCGCGCCGGTTGCACCGTGCAGGAATTCGGCGGCGAAGCGGGCGCGTTCACGGCCACCCTGTCGGACGGTTCGGCGGTCGAGGCTTCGGCCGCGATCCTGTGTACCGGGTTCACCCATTTCGATTCGGTCAACAAGCCGGAATGGGGCTTCGGCAGCTTCCCGGATGTCGTGACCACGACCCAGGTCGAGCAGATGATCTCGTCGGGCGACGGCGTGCGCTGCCCGTCCGACGGCCGCACACCGAAGCGGGTGGCGATCCTGCTCTGCGTCGGCTCGCGCGACCGCCAGATCGGCCGCGAATGGTGCTCCAAAATCTGCTGTACCGTCAGCGCCAACATCGCGATGGAGATCCGCGAGGAGGTGCCGGACTGCCACGTCTACATCTACTACATGGATATCCGCACCTTCGGCCTCTACGAGACGAGCTACTACTGGCGCAGCCAGGAGGAGTTCAAGGTCAAGTACATCAAGGCGCGGATCGCCGAGGTGACCTCGGACGGCGAGCGGCTGATCGTCAAGGGCGAGGACACGCTGGTCAAACGGCCGATCACGATTCCCTTCGACATGGTCGTCCACGCCATCGGCATGGACCCGAACGTCGACAACCTGCTGCTGTCTTCCATTTTCGGGGTCGAGCTGGAGCCGCACGGCAACATCGCCCGGCAATCGGCCTATGGCGGCATGGGGCGGACCAGCCGGCCGGGCGTGTTCGTCGCCGGCGCGGCGACCGGCCCGGAGACCATCGACGATTCGATCGCCCAGGCGAATGCCGCCGCCATCGCGGCGCTCGGCGCCGGCCGGCCGGCAACCGACGAAGCGGCCTGAGGGGATGATGGCGCAGATCCTGCGCAGGACGGCGGGACGGGACGAGCCGGTCCCCGAACGGCCGGAATTGCATCTCTCCGGGCCGCGCCTGCGCCAGGCCCTGGAAAGCCTGATCGCCGGCAGCGAGGAGCAGGGCGGCGTCGAGCGCTTTGTGGATGCCCTGAAGCTGAAATCGGTTGCGTTCGGGGACGCGTTTGCGGACGGCGCGGCCGGCTTGAAGCCGGCGGTGTTTGCCGAACTGTGCGCCCTCATGCCGTCCGTGCGCCGCCGGATCGGGCCCTATCGCGACCGAAAGGGCTTTGCGACCCTCTGCACGGCGATCGGGGCGCTGCTCGACGGCATGGCCGACACCGCGACGGTCGACAGCCGGCTGGCGGCCTTCGAGTCCGCCTTTCCGCGCGACCGGGAGCATCGCTGGGTGCGGGATCTGGCGGCCGAACTGCTGCACAACCTCGACCCGGAGCGCTATCCGCCGATGCAGCGCTGGGTCTGGGACGCGAAAGCCAATACCGGCGTGCTGCGCGAGATCTGGTGGGGCGACGATGTCGACCACATCATGATCGACGTGCCGGACAATTACGCCACCTTCCTCATGCTGCGCGAAGAGCTGTCGCAATTCCTGACGGAAAACGGCGTCTTCCGGGACATTCTCCAATATGTCGATCTGCTCCTCGCCCATGTCTACGCCGGCTATATCGGCGAGCAGGGCGGGCAGTATCTGCGCACCGATTTCGCGACGCCGGAGGACCCGATGCTGCACACCCGCCGTATGCTCGGCCTGGACGGCGTCGGTGCAAGAGGCCGAACGAAGGCGGGGGCGATCGAGGGCGAAGCGCGCCGCCTCAGCGATCCCGGGCTGCTGAACTAGGAGTTTGGTCAAAGTGAATAATGAACTTAAAAAATTCTTATATGCATCAAATAGAACGGGACGGAACCCGTTAGGAATTATTGCGCTCTTTTTGATATTGATTTACGGACTAGCGTCTTTAGTGACCGCGTTTTTGGCTGATCTTACCTTGATTGAAAGGCTGCCGCTAATTTACTTTCTGATCATTTTTCCGCTTTTTATACTGTTCGCATTTTTATGGTTGGTTAGTAAGCACAGCGACAAACTCTATGGTCCGAGAGATTTCCGAGATGAGGAAAATTATGTGCGAATTCAAATTGCTGCAAATCTAGGTGCAGCAAAAGGTAAAACCCAAGACAGTATTAGCGAGGCGGATATAAAAAGATTAGTTGAGTTGGCGGTGGAATCTGATTCAAAGAGAGCCAAAAAGCTTGACGGTTGGCGGAGGCAAATCCTTTGGGTAGACGACCGACCGCATAACAACATTTATGAAAGAAAAGCGTTGGAGGCTTTGGGACTTCGTTTCACGTTATCTGAGTCAACAAATGAGGCTATAAATAAATTGAATAACAATAAATTTGCAGCAATTATCTCGGATATGGGGCGTCGTGAAGGACCGAGAGAAGGTTATGTGTTGTTGGATGGATTGCGTAAAGAAGGAAATCGCACGCCCTTTTTCATCTATGCTTCTTCAAATGCCCCTGAACACAAAGAAGAAACCAGATCCCACGGTGGGGACGGGTGTACCAATGATCCACAGGAGCTATTCGAAATGGTAACTCGAGCTGTAATCGAAAGACAGGACACATAGTATTTCGCGACCATGTGTACTATCGAAAACACACGTTAGTTCGGACACCCAATGCCAATCCACGAACAGTCGCTGATCCGCCCGGAGAACATCAAGACACACGACAAGCTGGTGCTCGACGGCGTCGACGTGTCGGGCCACTGGTCGACCTTCATCGAGCCC
This window harbors:
- a CDS encoding DsrE/DsrF/DrsH-like family protein encodes the protein MTDKLVIVMANTDTRNGEELGAPIFQATVAAAMEYEVDVICTATSGRLMKKGVAEHLVVKEGSPKSVYDFIQDAHEAGVKFYCCSPNLDLFDMTKDDLIPECEGIVGGAHLIEEIMEDDVKVLTY
- a CDS encoding radical SAM protein; the protein is MPAETGPNGADFNPFAAMQPRRPDAIPRDFRNGGRVKTADVAPAGVYLPNNNVMTPAMRSPEYVQMSTAAAITLGIMPGMLYRCACTRCLNLLLTYPEGCRANCAYCGLARHREAERDYADRNFIRVDWPAVPMAEIVEKVAGDGENTPFHRMCISMITHPRSDEDTVTVLKQWTDRIDPVTVPVSILSNPTTMQRADVETLKDLGADIFTVALDAATPEIFDRTRGKGVDSPHSWKKYWDILLNARDIFGPQKFGAHIIVGMGETEADVLNLVQRLVDLGGHSHMFCFFPEKGSLMDHLPATPRDQWRRVQLARYLIDYCDVRVGQMAFDGEGRVTDFGLPQGELDAIIDAGIAFRTSGCPGKFQEDISACDRPYGDSPPSNIASYPFQPAGADIRRIRHQLDMEKPGEPYEPGEEFDDPDDSPAPEARAP
- a CDS encoding 4Fe-4S dicluster domain-containing protein, with the protein product MDHGAATRVQEHIGDPVSDAPPLDRDDLEEIFGDIQADLRYDHELNGCLNCGICTATCPAAHYYDFSPREIVQLLWTENLEGIYDAMQEKIWACAQCYTCAARCPFGNSPGGLVMLMREVAIKHGMESAKNVLRPFSRVMLKLISTGNQLAPDMINPDHFADWGPNITKVDAPLKLLRKAIPMPTLNTTATAWEVNLKTSVELYTIWEMTGVLDQLEGIDENLFDVITDIMDEKREDWEDFLEEQEDDDEDDD
- a CDS encoding lipoate--protein ligase family protein, yielding MSETGDRPGFRVVDTGVRDGCLQIAFDQALVELRKAGDVPDTVRFLRFPPTALIGRHQDLSRELKLDHCRKAGVGIVRRITGGGAIYLDEGQLGWELVCDRRRIGVATLADMTARICTAAAAGLSTLGIAAEYRPPTDIVVDGQKICGTGGYFDDDIVMYQGTTLVDLDLPAMTAAINVAAPKEGAPPPRVTTLRALLPAADLSMPRLQAALIAGFEDGLGIACTASEPGEAEEALAQRICDAEIGTLEFIAGIDDPGADGSVRHGESGAVNAWLRVEGRRNDRVREVLFTGDFVMVPPRLVMDLEGSLRGAVSGEVAARIAAFFSDAPPQIATAPPDAFAGAVAAAFAGA
- a CDS encoding NAD(P)/FAD-dependent oxidoreductase; its protein translation is MTGRVDILVVGLGPAGASAAREAARAGASVLAVDRKRAAGEPVQCAEFVPRLIGLDVEGVAPVAVQPIEAMHTFVEAADFDSADGFTGTMIDRGRFDALLVEQARDAGAECRFDTVWHREFGVRELEVTAKLVIGADGPRSKVRAAAGLLQPRLIETRQITVPLLDPNNATDIFLSAEIEGGYAWLFPKGDVANLGLGVAPKARPRLKPVLEGLRRRLMAEGRIGDAILGNTGGAIPVDGIVGPVAALPDGAPVLLAGDAAGLTNPVTGAGIPAAVMSGALAGEAAARWVAGAADALDDYAEEIDDLFGASLRRAVARRRELERAFADSVPQPADLRRGWIAYPEYWAARPAVPTPDPQNAMGAP
- a CDS encoding FAD-dependent oxidoreductase — its product is MTKPVLVVGGGPAGLAAAEALSGVGRNSVLVEKEDRLGGAPILSGYAKLVPTGEWAKDAIGGMVARVEGDAAVDVRAGCTVQEFGGEAGAFTATLSDGSAVEASAAILCTGFTHFDSVNKPEWGFGSFPDVVTTTQVEQMISSGDGVRCPSDGRTPKRVAILLCVGSRDRQIGREWCSKICCTVSANIAMEIREEVPDCHVYIYYMDIRTFGLYETSYYWRSQEEFKVKYIKARIAEVTSDGERLIVKGEDTLVKRPITIPFDMVVHAIGMDPNVDNLLLSSIFGVELEPHGNIARQSAYGGMGRTSRPGVFVAGAATGPETIDDSIAQANAAAIAALGAGRPATDEAA
- a CDS encoding heterodisulfide reductase-related iron-sulfur binding cluster encodes the protein MTGTTNDTGNATGESGERFTGHGSEWRDSNLSAQDARTATAWVEAKVDKRSMLTNKDRVEDVRDVMWQLEKDGEIAVHRVGDGHAPVEVKTLYGWTKRIPTTRLWHHKSCGQCGNIPGYPASLLWLMNELGVEYLDETDQTSCTAWNYHGSGIGNLESLAAVFLRNFHQAYVSARAQGLPDAYYYPLVHCGTSFGNYKEVRHYLLHSAELRERVKKILAKLDRLVDGKLLIPEEVVHYSEWVHVMRDRIAARQTIDASAIRATIHPACHVYKMVPEDAIYDDDILEGNRVAVSTGVIGALGAQVIDYSTWYDCCGFGFRHIISEREFTRSFAIDRKVKVAVEEARADVMIGHDTGCITTLDKNQWIGQAAGKAYDLPILADCQFAALVCGAHPFKIVQSHWHASSTETLMEKLGIDWRAAKAEFEAYLKQVEAGDQENLYDPRLMITSGPGFKRIESQVSETGA
- a CDS encoding response regulator, encoding MNNELKKFLYASNRTGRNPLGIIALFLILIYGLASLVTAFLADLTLIERLPLIYFLIIFPLFILFAFLWLVSKHSDKLYGPRDFRDEENYVRIQIAANLGAAKGKTQDSISEADIKRLVELAVESDSKRAKKLDGWRRQILWVDDRPHNNIYERKALEALGLRFTLSESTNEAINKLNNNKFAAIISDMGRREGPREGYVLLDGLRKEGNRTPFFIYASSNAPEHKEETRSHGGDGCTNDPQELFEMVTRAVIERQDT